The region AGGTTTGAAAGACGGATCTGTAACAAAAAATTCCAGCTTAACCCTTTGCGGACGGAGACGCTCGACGGGCGTGCGTCGCTGTGGACGACAGGTATTGGAGCCTGcagtaaagaaaattttcacgtcgcATATTTGCGTTTTACAAATTAAGgctttattcaaataaattattcaaaaaatcctaaaaattataaacaaacaaatttaCTAACAAATAACTTTTTTTATGAAATCTAACAGAACCATAAACGAACAAATGTAGTCGtgtttacatattatacgttttATATTCTTCCTTTGTGTGGTATCGCTCAAAACAATCACCTATGCGCAAGGTCGGCTTAGCTGAACAAGTAGCACAATAGTACATCGATTCTCTCCTTCCATGTTTTACCTTCCGATTCGAGCATACGACACAATCTTTGCTTCTTCCTGTCTCATTTCGCCGAATAATATGTAGAAGGCCATTGAGCCTTTCCGCTGTTCCAGAAGTCGAAGGAGGCTTGGGATCAGCATCCCGAAAATCTCCAATCAATTGATCTACCAAACGACGTACAAATTCTAAATGGCTTAACTTTTTTATGTTGTATTTCTTGTGATGTTCCTGATACAATAAATAGGAATTGATCGCAGAAACGTCCAATccccaaaaaaataattctcgccACCATTTTTGAGACTTTCTCATAAAGCAGTACGTGCCTGTGTACTGGTCTGCTTTGTCTACCCCGCCcgtgtatttattataatttagaACCACATCTGGCTTCACAGTAGCAGTTACTCCTTCTTTCTTTGACCTTTTAGTGACGGTTTTTGAAGATGAGGTAGCACAGGTGCTGAGCATGGTCACTATACGCTTGTCTCTCCAAGCCAATAATAGTAAATCTTTCCGTCTGTAAGCAACCATCTCATTTTTCGcaatctttggattttttatttcatctggAATAAATTTCCTATTTGTCTGGATAGTTCCAGTCAGATGACATTTCAGTTCTAGTGGTGCATCTGCCAAGGGAATGCTGGTGAAATATCGGTCGTTGGAGATATGGTATCCTACAGCGCCAGGATTGGATTGCAATAAATTGTGGTATAGTTGTAAGACTATTCTTGTACTTACTGGCAGATCTGGTCTAAGTAATTTTTCTGTAGTAAAACTGCCACAGTATGGTAAAATAGTCTGTATATAACCAATATTGGCGTCTGCAAGAACGTAAATACGGATACCCCACTTGGTTGGTTTCCGTGGGTTGTACGTAATAAAAGTTATTCGCCCTTTGAATTTGACGATGGATTCATCCACTGATAATTGCTCCCCGGgtacaaaattttctcgacATCTACTATCAATGTAATCCAAAAAATTGCTAATTTTCTGCATCCTTGTTGTCAGGTTCTGTCTACCTTCGGTATTTTCATTTGTATGAAGCATCCGGAATACTTGTAGAAATCGATCCCTCCTGAATACTTCTGCAAAGTACGGGATCCTGCATTTCCTGTCGGTGCTCCAATAATCCTTCAGGCACGGAAGTGGCATTGTTCCCACAAGTAATATTATTCCGAGAAATGCTCGCATTTCTTTTAGTGTGACATTAGTCCATGTACGCCATGTGGACCTCTTTTTTACATGTTTTCTTTGTATCGTATCATTTGCGTACCGATTAGTCTCCTCAAATATTTTCTTGATCAACTCTTCCGTAAAGAACGAGTTGAAGAAATCTAACGGTTCTTTATAAGTTGATTGTAGTTGTGAACCAGGGGTTCGTAACCCAGAACTAAACTGTATTTTTTGTGGAATGATATCGTGGTTTGTAACATTCGTCCATTCATTATCACTACGGCTATCATTTTACTGAATATTCATCTCTTCGTTACTGCTGCTATCACTGCCCACATTGAAGCGCCTGAGTGCATTGCTTGTTGCAAGGATTTCACTTCCACTGGATGAACTAATGACACCTGTGTCGTCAGAGTCAAACTGGAACTCATCATTACTGTCACTATTGAAAGTACTATCTCTGGATCTTTTCGCCATCGTGTGTAGGATgttataaaatgtaaaatatgcGGAAAACTTTGCCGGTTGCTCTGGCAGTGACACTGAAATACTGACTCGACAAACTGAAATTCGTTCTGACCCTACCATGGTCTTGCATCGTAAGTTTACATTATACGGAAGATAAGACTTCATCGTCCAAAAGTATCTAATTTCATTGGGAGGCCACTTGACGTCTTAGGCTAGTATCCCCATGTTTATCTTATCGTCTACGACGGCAGACGTACGCTAGCCGCAGCGCAAGAGTTGGGCGGATATATCCGACACTCGTCCGCAAAGGGTTAATAGACGAAAACGCAATTAAGCGCACCATCGAAAAAGCTTGGGGACGAATTTACAGTTTTTTCTATACAGTCGGTACCTTTAGTGTTACGTTAGTCGGTGCACGGGTAACTTTCAGAGCCATAAAATTCGCGATAGATACTCTTGTTCACGGCTACGCCCTTCGCACCATTTACGGGTGGAGTTTATGGCTTCTCGGAGCATTATGGGATTCGGTAACAAACTTGCTTCTACATCTTAACAATAATCGGATGAATCAAAAGCCCCAGACCAATGTCGAAAACCCGGATAATGAAAACGACAATTCCAACAACCCTCGGGCAAatcaagaaaatttcgaaatgatcCAAGTCAACTCGCAGAATAACCAGGAATCGGAAAGCACAACTCAGACACAAAACACAGCACCAATTAATTCAGCAGCCCAGCAGCGTCGCTTCATGTAAAGAATTAAGACCTTAATAATTAAACTACAGATATAAACCTTGAAACAATCAATTTATGAGCGTATGTATTAAACTTGAGATCAACAAAAAtcttaaatgaataaaatgtttattaaaTCACATTAGTTCGTAAAACTCAAAAATCCCTCCTCTCTGCCTCCAAGCGGGATGAACCCAATCGTTGACGGGATGATCCTTGCCCCATTGCCCCGCGTGCAGCCACCTTATACCAAACACGTCAAAGGCTTCATCACCGACTTCGCTTTCAAATTCATCTTCGACAACTTTTCGGTGAATGCGGATCATGCGCCGCTCGTGACGCACAGCCTGTGCCCTCGCGATAGAAATACAAGGGCCGTGCTCCTTTAGGTGTGAAAGACGGATCTGTAACAAAAATTCCAGCTTAAATCACAGAAACAATTCGAACACCGATTCACATCACTCGATAAACACTTacttgacacccccacgaCACCGGAATTAGCAAATCAGTTTTCTTGAAACTCGGatgcattttctttcttttaaattttgttcctTCGCTTTATAACTACTAGTTACCACAGCGGTACGAAGAGATGATCGTATTAGCCGATATCGCGCCTTAACCCGTGCTTTTATATACTCTGACCACgccgaatttaaaaaaaaaaaataagaaaccaCTCCCATCAAGACAAACTGACCAATCTCACAATAACCACACCTGACTAACCAAATACCCATAAGAACTACCCCTTTTCCTTGAACCTTGTACCCACCTTATAGACTAAATCTACGCCCACGAATGCCCAGTATAACTCCAACACGAAATTCAAGAATAAACTTATtcaaaaaagtaagaaaaaatcttaCATATGCAAAACTCGAATTGCTAACCACGGACAGAACTATAAAGatcatgaagaaaaatattcaattttgatttacatttatatacctatattataggACTCTAAATGCGTGTGCTACGATCGGACTGAAGGGATACTACACATGTAATGTACGAGAGCGAGGACGCAATATAATTCAGTACGACATTGGCTATATTTTTTCCCACTGTGATCATTTAATTGCAAGAACGTTAAAAACCGTTCAATTGGCAAACCATCTTCGGGTGAAACATATCTAACAATAACCGTTAATTGATCAACATGTGAAAGATCCGGTGTTGAGTCAACAGATATGCTATAATATCCAGCTTTTTTCAGGTCTTTTAAAATCGAAGACCTTACCTTTACAGCCATGAGATGAATGAGCTCATCGCAAACCGTTTTAGATAAGTATGAAGGCTTTCCAGTACCCTTATTACCATGTTGTTCTATATGATATGCGAGAAAAGGATCGAACTTTGCAACAAGTGCCAACAGACCAAGATAGTTTCCATTATGCAATGATCCAAAACGTTCAACGTCACCACGAAAAGCTAATCCACGTTCTGCCAATGTGCAAACAACTGCGATCAAACGTTCAATTACTTAcctccaatatttttttccgatctgaATTCGCTTGTCGAAGATTTCGAAGTTGGTATTCAAGTGCAGATCTCGGCGACGCGATAAATATCTAAGTAAAATTTGTCTGTGCTCTTCCGAATTTTCGCGCTTCTGAATTGAAATTGGATTTCTCCAATCGTTGAAACCAACATTAGCAAATTTTACAGACGATGATGAAAGGACTTTGCAATAAAAACAGTAAAGTCGACCAGTAGTCGGAGAATACGTCAACCATTCTCGATCATACTTTTCTCCATTAACTTTTGTTACCAGAAAGAGACCAGCCGAACAATATCTAATAGACTTATTTTGGAAGGTTTTTTTTGGGTTTGTAAATGGACCTGTACGATGCTGATGATGTTCCAAGCCTTCTCGGATTATAATCGAAATCTCATCTTTGCTTGAAGGTACACTCCAAAGACCGATATCATTAGCTTTAGTGTActtattacatttttcagtttcaagAATATTACCGGTCACTTCAAAATCTTCCAGTACTGCTACTTCTTCCGAAACTTTGACGATATCTGCACATTCTACATTACCTACTTATATCCAATCGCGAAGGTTTCTCAACTTCTGAATCAGCATTAGTCTCAGCTTTAAAAACTGTATCGGCCCTACTGGTAGAAGGTTCGTCTCGACTGGTTTGTTCCGCTGCTTGTTCTCGGGGTTCAAACTGTTTTCCCGAGGCAACAAAATAATTGTCTACTTTAGGCAACTTTTTTTAGCTGCATCGCGAGTTCatgcttcttttttcgcttctgaCAACCGCTTTCGaatcttttcattctctcacAAATTTGCAGGCCCccgattatcaaaaaaaacCCGAAGAGAAATCtatttcgaattgaaaaagaaaaagaaaaagaaaaactatacCTTCTGAATTTAGTATGGTGAATGAATGACAAATATAATGTTAAAAAGCAAAGTTGTTTCGGATTCGAATGAGTCGAGCGTAAATACATCGATTAGTATCCCGAAGAATCGGTCGGGTTATAATCAACAGGGATTACTTGTGTAACGGGTAAGATCACGCGGCATGTGGGGCCGGGGATAATAGGAAGGTTGCAATCACACCGGACTCCacaagtttattttattcgttttttattgATGCGAACTTTTAATGCTAATGGAAAATCGTGACGAAAAGTTTCTAACCAAGGGAAAAGGCGTGCGCCACCGTTGTAGGCCTTTCGAGAATCTTCGATCTCCCTTTTATCCCGAAAATCTCTCGCGGCTTGAGCTCCTGCTTCCGCGCTCGCCGCTTGTCGCTGCTGTCGCTCGATGGTGTCGGTAACGGTGGCGAGACCGCCACAGGCACTTCACGCGCTAGGCCTCCTAGCGGAGACACGTGTACTATGGTTTTCGTGAagcaaagaatttttttggtagtttgtaagtttttttcatgtatacaCAAAATAGTTTTCAATCAAATAAACAAGAGTTATTACGTTCGCTGTAAAAATAGCTTTAAAACTTTCTCGATGTCCTGGTTTTTACATTGCTTCGGACCACCGTGCGTCGCAAGGCCCTAAGCTTAGCTTACTTTGCTTATACCTTAATCCGGCACTGTACCCTTCACGTACATCGCACTCGTTGTATCACATCCAACGACTGCGTGTGCAAATAGTATGAATTCCTTGAATTCATCCTGATCTGCTGCGGTGTACAAATCCTTCGCTCAGCCAGGAACAATTTTATATAGATAAATATCGTTTCTCCTGTTGTCGTTCAAAGCGATGAGAAGCACTGATAAATCGGTATCATTCCCAACGACTGCGACAGGACCTTCACCTGGATCGCTGTTTTCACTGTTTAAGTATCCGCGTCTTCTGCTGCCATGTTAACTCGTACGTTATTGTCTCGTAAATACTTAGATAACAGTTTAATAAATCTAGATTTGTTTCCGATGTTGGACAAAAACTTCTTCCGAGTGAGTGTGTCGAGCCTGTCTTCGGTGAAATCAATGCATGTTTTTAGAGCCTTTAATTGGTCACAAAGATTGAGCGAGATGTCTTTACTGTATTTAGCAGACAGTTTCCCGGAAGCGGAAAATGCATCCGAGTTTCAAGAAAACTGATTTGCTAATTCCGGTGtcgtgggggtgtcaagtAAGTGTTTATCAAGTGATGTGAATCGGTGTTCGAATTGTTTCTGTGATTTAagctgaaatttttgttacagATCCGTCTTTCAAACCTAAAGGAGCACGGCCCTTGTATTTCTATCGCGAGGGCACAGGCTGTGCGTCACGAGCGGCGCATGATCCGCATTCACCGAAAAGTTGTTGAAGATGAGTTTGAAAGCGAAGTCGGTGATGAGGCCTTCGACCTGTTTGGTAGAAGGTGGCTGCACGCGGGACAATGGGGCAAAGATCATCCCGTCAACGATTGGGTTCATCCCGCTTGGAGGCAGAGAGGAGGGATTTTTGAGTTTTACGAACGAATGTGAtttaataaacattttattcat is a window of Athalia rosae chromosome 8, iyAthRosa1.1, whole genome shotgun sequence DNA encoding:
- the LOC125502045 gene encoding uncharacterized protein LOC125502045 isoform X3, whose translation is MAAGKTVSRKRKMHPSFKKTDLLIPVSWGCQIRLSNLKEHGPCISIARAQAVRHERRMIRIHRKVVEDEFESEVGDEAFDLFGRRWLHAGQWGKDHPVNDWVHPAWRQRGGIFEFYERM
- the LOC125502045 gene encoding uncharacterized protein LOC125502045 isoform X2, whose product is MAAGKQTVSRKRKMHPSFKKTDLLIPVSWGCQIRLSNLKEHGPCISIARAQAVRHERRMIRIHRKVVEDEFESEVGDEAFDLFGRRWLHAGQWGKDHPVNDWVHPAWRQRGGIFEFYERM
- the LOC125502045 gene encoding uncharacterized protein LOC125502045 isoform X1; this translates as MEKKKLLPRQWLLQTVSRKRKMHPSFKKTDLLIPVSWGCQIRLSNLKEHGPCISIARAQAVRHERRMIRIHRKVVEDEFESEVGDEAFDLFGRRWLHAGQWGKDHPVNDWVHPAWRQRGGIFEFYERM